A single window of Modestobacter italicus DNA harbors:
- a CDS encoding MMPL family transporter: MESLARFVLRHRMVVVLGWLVTMVAGGAVAGTVTDRLSFDFSLPGQPGYEAEEQLIATFGASTADTLVPVLTVPEGSTVADREADIAGVFDAVRAAVPTARVVDQASTGDDRFVTDDGQSAFALVQGPMPEGFGPGIEAQVQPAFEQAAAAAGLDTGLTSYVLLSAGGETEGPSVLVETLFGAVGALAVLLFVFASFLAFVPLLIAAVSILTTFLLVLGLTYLTDVSFVVQFLIALVGLGVAIDYSLLLVSRWREERAHGRSNDEAVVVAVKTAGHAVLASGVTVAISLLALILVPVPFLRSMGLGGMLIPLVSVAVVLTLLPALLSKVGPRVDWPRIRHDAVAARGWTAWARLIVRRRWIATGVAVLLLALVIVPVFGLKIGQANSESLASSGPPYDALQTLEDGGVGDGVLTPIEVLVPDDQAAAAVAAAGDVDDVRMAVLGGSQGGTTVIDVVPVSETVDGDSIEVVNDVRSAVEGATDGSVGIAGTGAIVQDYFSAVYENFPYVLALIAVITFVLLVRTFRSLLLPIKAVVLNLVSLAAVFGAVTWFWQEGHGSEALFGIPATGAITFWLPVIIFAFLFGLSMDYEVFILARMREEYDDTGNTPDAVVTGIGRTGRLVTSAALILFFSFAALASSPGTDIKVLGTALGVGILIDATLVRALLVPALVSLLGKWNWWLPAGLAKVLRVEPSPLKDERPLPPAAERELVPTASAAEAHVTPPAPRGPADEERDPLGGRRG; this comes from the coding sequence CCACCGCATGGTCGTCGTCCTCGGCTGGCTGGTGACCATGGTCGCCGGCGGCGCGGTCGCCGGCACCGTCACCGACCGGCTGTCCTTCGACTTCTCGCTGCCCGGCCAGCCCGGCTACGAGGCCGAGGAGCAGTTGATCGCGACGTTCGGCGCGAGCACGGCGGACACCCTCGTGCCGGTGCTGACCGTGCCCGAGGGCAGCACCGTGGCGGACCGGGAGGCCGACATCGCCGGGGTGTTCGACGCGGTGCGGGCCGCCGTCCCGACGGCCCGGGTCGTCGACCAGGCCAGCACCGGGGACGACCGCTTCGTCACCGACGACGGGCAGAGCGCCTTCGCGCTGGTCCAGGGGCCGATGCCCGAGGGCTTCGGGCCGGGCATCGAGGCCCAGGTGCAGCCCGCCTTCGAGCAGGCGGCCGCGGCGGCCGGGCTGGACACCGGGCTGACGTCGTACGTGCTGCTGTCGGCCGGCGGGGAGACCGAGGGCCCCAGCGTGCTGGTGGAGACCCTGTTCGGCGCCGTCGGTGCCCTCGCCGTCCTGCTGTTCGTCTTCGCGTCGTTCCTGGCGTTCGTCCCGCTGCTGATCGCCGCCGTGTCGATCCTGACGACGTTCCTGCTGGTCCTCGGCCTGACCTACCTGACCGACGTGAGCTTCGTCGTGCAGTTCCTCATCGCGCTGGTGGGGCTGGGCGTGGCCATCGACTACTCGCTGCTGCTGGTCTCCCGCTGGCGCGAGGAACGGGCGCACGGCCGCAGCAACGACGAGGCCGTGGTCGTCGCGGTGAAGACCGCAGGCCATGCGGTGCTGGCCTCCGGCGTGACGGTCGCGATCAGCCTGCTCGCCCTCATCCTCGTGCCGGTGCCCTTCCTGCGGAGCATGGGGCTGGGCGGCATGCTCATCCCGCTGGTCAGCGTGGCCGTGGTGCTCACCCTGCTGCCGGCCCTGCTGTCCAAGGTCGGGCCGCGGGTCGACTGGCCGCGGATCCGGCACGACGCGGTCGCCGCGCGCGGCTGGACCGCCTGGGCGCGGCTCATCGTGCGCCGGCGGTGGATCGCCACCGGGGTCGCCGTGCTGCTGCTCGCGCTGGTCATCGTGCCGGTGTTCGGGCTCAAGATCGGCCAGGCGAACAGCGAGTCGCTGGCCAGCAGCGGGCCGCCCTACGACGCGCTGCAGACGCTGGAGGACGGTGGTGTCGGGGACGGCGTCCTGACCCCCATCGAGGTGCTCGTGCCCGACGACCAGGCCGCTGCGGCGGTCGCCGCGGCCGGCGACGTCGACGACGTGCGGATGGCCGTCCTCGGCGGCAGCCAGGGCGGCACCACGGTGATCGACGTCGTCCCGGTGAGCGAGACGGTCGACGGCGACAGCATCGAGGTGGTCAACGACGTGCGCTCGGCCGTCGAGGGCGCCACCGACGGCAGCGTCGGCATCGCGGGCACCGGCGCGATCGTGCAGGACTACTTCTCCGCGGTGTACGAGAACTTCCCCTACGTGCTGGCCCTCATCGCGGTGATCACCTTCGTGCTGCTGGTGCGCACCTTCCGGTCGCTGCTGCTGCCGATCAAGGCGGTCGTGCTCAACCTGGTCTCGCTGGCCGCGGTGTTCGGTGCGGTGACCTGGTTCTGGCAGGAGGGCCACGGCTCCGAGGCGCTGTTCGGCATCCCGGCGACCGGTGCGATCACCTTCTGGCTGCCGGTGATCATCTTCGCGTTCCTGTTCGGCCTGTCGATGGACTACGAGGTGTTCATCCTGGCCCGGATGCGGGAGGAGTACGACGACACCGGCAACACCCCGGACGCGGTGGTCACCGGGATCGGGCGCACCGGCCGGCTGGTCACGTCCGCGGCGCTCATCCTGTTCTTCTCCTTCGCCGCGCTGGCGTCCTCGCCGGGCACCGACATCAAGGTCCTCGGGACGGCGCTGGGCGTGGGCATCCTGATCGACGCCACCCTGGTGCGGGCCCTGCTGGTGCCGGCGCTGGTGAGCCTGCTCGGCAAGTGGAACTGGTGGCTGCCCGCCGGCCTGGCGAAGGTGCTCCGCGTCGAGCCCTCCCCCTTGAAGGACGAGCGCCCGCTGCCACCGGCGGCCGAGCGCGAGCTGGTGCCCACCGCGTCGGCCGCGGAGGCGCACGTGACCCCGCCGGCCCCGCGCGGGCCGGCCGACGAGGAGCGCGACCCGCTCGGCGGCCGGCGGGGCTGA